Proteins from a genomic interval of Verrucomicrobiota bacterium:
- a CDS encoding phospholipid carrier-dependent glycosyltransferase, which yields MPATAPNPFWTRLESPRASALVFLALALGLLLPGISSLPLMDRDEPRFAQATHEMRERGEWIVPYFNGDYRFDKPVGSYWLMRVHYWIFGKSEIGARLHSVWSAWLVAVTLGALGRFLFSARAGFLAGLAWLTSAQVLIHGRLCVADMPMILGTVLSFYALARLLFAQEEPPRFNRWFWLLVGSQAFAFLVKGPIPLVVLVLGLLLYRWPLGRVAVPWGRLQPLSFLVFYLLGLGTWGIPALWQTEGAFWEGGMGEHVIERGLQSFNGRLFLPVLPYLLFALISLFPWMAFLLTLTRERCRKLGPKGAFLLAWFLAPYLVFALYRTQLPHYVLPGFGGFFLLLLAEGRLPQLASPAQRRWFWLPFGLFAGAALFLFLLAVAAPLPEGLSGLRNLFGLAGLLIAGLVLGLGFLRKQALGLFLGANLVSALVVEGLGRQVRALHPALAIQELAKDLPTGTEFRACRFTEPSLVFYSQGAWEMRDDEAATAAWLAPGKNRLAVFLLREWTTEQVFDAFPDFKNIEVEREYEDLLRPLLPTEGYRYQIVTGFNAARTAWVEVLVALPSFESKTLKPET from the coding sequence ATGCCCGCGACCGCGCCGAACCCCTTCTGGACCCGCTTGGAATCGCCCCGGGCCTCGGCGCTGGTCTTCCTCGCTCTCGCCCTAGGCCTCCTCCTCCCGGGAATCTCCTCCCTGCCGCTCATGGACCGGGACGAACCTCGTTTCGCCCAAGCCACCCATGAAATGAGGGAACGCGGCGAATGGATCGTGCCCTACTTCAATGGAGACTACCGATTCGACAAACCCGTCGGCTCCTACTGGCTGATGCGGGTCCACTACTGGATTTTCGGAAAATCAGAAATCGGCGCACGCTTGCACTCCGTGTGGTCGGCTTGGTTGGTGGCGGTCACCTTGGGCGCCCTCGGCCGTTTTCTCTTTAGCGCGCGGGCCGGATTCCTGGCCGGCCTCGCTTGGCTGACCTCGGCCCAAGTTCTCATCCATGGACGTCTCTGCGTGGCGGACATGCCCATGATCTTGGGCACGGTCCTCAGCTTCTACGCCCTGGCTCGCCTGCTCTTCGCCCAGGAAGAGCCCCCTCGCTTCAATCGTTGGTTTTGGCTCCTGGTGGGCTCGCAAGCCTTCGCCTTCCTCGTGAAGGGGCCCATCCCCCTGGTGGTCCTCGTGCTGGGGCTGCTGCTCTACCGTTGGCCACTGGGACGGGTGGCGGTGCCTTGGGGGCGACTTCAGCCCCTCTCCTTCCTCGTCTTTTACCTCCTCGGCCTAGGCACCTGGGGCATACCGGCCCTCTGGCAGACCGAAGGCGCCTTCTGGGAAGGGGGGATGGGAGAGCATGTCATCGAAAGAGGCCTCCAATCATTCAATGGTCGGCTCTTCCTCCCCGTCCTGCCCTATCTCCTGTTTGCCCTCATCAGCCTCTTCCCCTGGATGGCCTTTCTCTTGACCCTCACCCGGGAGCGATGCCGCAAACTGGGGCCGAAAGGGGCCTTTCTCCTGGCCTGGTTTCTGGCGCCCTACCTGGTCTTCGCTCTCTACCGAACCCAGCTGCCCCACTATGTCCTGCCCGGTTTTGGCGGGTTCTTCCTCCTGCTCTTGGCCGAGGGCCGCCTCCCGCAGCTGGCCAGCCCGGCCCAACGCCGCTGGTTTTGGCTGCCCTTTGGCCTCTTTGCCGGGGCGGCCCTCTTTCTCTTCCTGCTGGCCGTGGCTGCCCCTCTCCCAGAAGGCCTCTCCGGCCTCCGGAATCTCTTCGGGCTGGCCGGCCTGCTCATCGCCGGCCTGGTTCTAGGCCTGGGATTCCTCAGGAAACAAGCCCTCGGCCTCTTTCTGGGGGCCAATCTCGTGAGCGCCTTGGTGGTAGAAGGGCTGGGTCGGCAGGTGCGCGCCCTCCATCCCGCGCTTGCCATTCAAGAACTAGCCAAAGACCTGCCCACGGGCACCGAGTTCCGCGCCTGTCGCTTCACCGAGCCCAGTCTGGTCTTTTACAGCCAGGGAGCCTGGGAAATGAGAGACGACGAAGCCGCCACCGCTGCCTGGCTTGCGCCCGGAAAGAACCGACTGGCCGTGTTTCTCTTGCGGGAGTGGACCACCGAACAAGTCTTCGACGCCTTCCCCGATTTCAAGAACATCGAGGTCGAACGCGAGTATGAAGACCTCCTCCGGCCCCTTCTCCCGACAGAA